One genomic window of Indioceanicola profundi includes the following:
- a CDS encoding M10 family metallopeptidase C-terminal domain-containing protein, whose product MRAVREGDSRHPGEKEQHGRKGPNHDPHIAPRPISEGSLSARDAVEQGGDCYRIETEARCGRLCRPGQGLRGKSTISEKLNVFLPLEVIPEAPLPRGPARRKDSWGVDRTLKEAAMPIIIDGENEGFALFGDTNGDLDGHARARGQRIRVDGEDIGAGRLIGDARELHDHARGGNDRILAVRFDELEVVGDALVIEGRARGGHDRIRASALNEAQVSGDAFTLQDRARGGDDVIWVGGERFAAGIGDAGEISGRARGGDDILLASGRVANNLRGDAERMSGNSRGGDDVVIGATGATNSLAGDATSLVGRARAGNDRVIGADGRRGAGEPETQNFMYGDGVTLEERSRGGNDVLVSGTFADDTMYGDAFQVRDIAQTGRDRFVFAPDNGNDRIWDFQPGRDRIDLRAFDFDDFSDVRSLFERTTDGLRITFDAENSIQLVAIESLSARDILIG is encoded by the coding sequence ATGCGCGCCGTGCGCGAAGGCGACTCCCGTCATCCCGGTGAGAAAGAGCAGCACGGCCGCAAGGGCCCGAACCATGATCCGCATATCGCTCCCCGCCCAATTTCGGAGGGGAGCCTATCGGCCCGCGATGCGGTGGAGCAAGGCGGAGACTGTTACAGGATTGAAACAGAAGCCCGGTGCGGAAGGCTGTGCCGGCCCGGGCAGGGCCTGCGCGGCAAGAGTACAATTTCAGAGAAGTTGAATGTATTTCTTCCGCTGGAGGTGATCCCCGAAGCCCCTCTGCCGCGTGGACCAGCAAGGCGTAAAGATTCCTGGGGCGTGGACCGCACGCTCAAGGAGGCTGCCATGCCCATTATCATCGACGGCGAGAACGAAGGGTTTGCTCTCTTCGGAGACACGAACGGCGACCTAGACGGACATGCCCGTGCCCGTGGACAGCGGATACGTGTTGATGGTGAAGACATCGGAGCCGGTCGTCTGATCGGCGATGCGCGTGAGCTGCACGACCATGCGCGCGGCGGCAATGATCGCATCCTGGCTGTCCGTTTCGATGAGCTTGAGGTGGTCGGCGATGCGCTGGTTATCGAGGGGCGTGCGCGCGGCGGCCATGACAGGATACGTGCCTCCGCCTTGAACGAGGCACAGGTCAGCGGCGACGCCTTCACGCTGCAGGATCGGGCGCGTGGCGGCGATGACGTGATCTGGGTAGGCGGTGAAAGGTTCGCGGCCGGCATCGGCGATGCCGGTGAAATCTCCGGCCGTGCCCGCGGCGGGGACGACATCCTGCTCGCCAGCGGCAGGGTCGCGAACAATCTCAGGGGCGATGCGGAAAGGATGTCGGGGAACAGCCGGGGCGGCGACGATGTGGTGATCGGCGCAACCGGTGCCACCAACAGCCTCGCTGGCGACGCAACCAGCCTTGTGGGGCGGGCAAGAGCTGGAAACGACCGTGTGATCGGCGCCGATGGCCGGCGGGGAGCAGGTGAGCCGGAGACGCAAAACTTCATGTATGGCGACGGCGTAACCCTGGAGGAACGCTCCAGGGGCGGAAACGATGTCCTGGTCAGCGGTACCTTTGCCGACGACACCATGTATGGCGACGCTTTCCAGGTGCGCGACATCGCACAGACCGGCAGGGACCGGTTCGTCTTCGCGCCGGACAATGGCAACGACCGGATCTGGGATTTCCAACCGGGCCGCGACCGGATCGACCTGAGGGCTTTCGACTTCGACGATTTCAGCGACGTGCGATCTCTATTCGAACGCACGACCGACGGCCTGCGGATCACCTTCGACGCGGAGAACTCGATCCAACTCGTCGCGATCGAGAGCCTCTCGGCACGGGACATCCTGATCGGCTGA